A single Cnuibacter physcomitrellae DNA region contains:
- a CDS encoding DNA gyrase/topoisomerase IV subunit B codes for MASPSDYSARHLSVLEGLEAVRKRPGMYIGSTDSRGLMHCLWEIIDNSVDEALAGHGDRIDVVLHDDGSVEVRDRARGIPVDIEPKTGLSGVEVVFTKLHAGGKFGAGSYGASGGLHGVGASVVNALSERLDVEVDRDGKTWAMSFHRGEPGVFDDKGTPSPDAPFTPFESGSELRVVGKVAKGVTGTRIRYWADRQIFSPGATFQAEGLVDRARQTAFLVPGILIEITDRRTEGENVESFRFEGGISEFVEHLAADAPVTDVWRISGTGFFTETVPVLTEGGAMVPTEVSRDCEVDLALRWGIGYDTDVKSFVNIISTPKGGTHLAGFEAGLLKFLRQTVEANARRLKVGNDKLEKDDVLAGLTAVLTVRLPEPQFEGQTKEVLGTPAARAIVSKVLTDGLKERFSSSKRDDKTQSSLVLDKVVAEMKARVSARAHKETQRRKNALESSSLPAKLVDCRSNDVASSELFIVEGDSALGTAKLARSSEFQALLPIRGKILNVQKASIADMLSNAECASIIQVIGAGSGRTFDLSAARYGKIILMSDADVDGAHIRTLLLTLFFRYMRPLIEDGRVYAAVPPLHRVIAINPGSKPNDVIYTYSEAELRGVVKDIQRSKRRYQEPIQRYKGLGEMDADQLASTTMDRAQRTLRRVNVADAAAAEKTFELLMGDEVAPRKEFIIAGSNDLTRDRIDV; via the coding sequence GTGGCTTCTCCCTCCGACTACTCCGCCCGGCACCTCTCCGTCCTCGAGGGGCTCGAGGCGGTGCGCAAGCGCCCCGGCATGTACATCGGCTCGACCGACTCGCGCGGGCTCATGCACTGCCTGTGGGAGATCATCGACAACTCGGTCGACGAGGCTCTGGCCGGACACGGTGACCGCATCGACGTGGTGCTGCACGACGACGGCAGCGTCGAGGTGCGCGACCGCGCCCGCGGCATCCCCGTCGACATCGAGCCGAAGACCGGGCTCTCGGGTGTGGAGGTCGTCTTCACGAAGCTCCACGCCGGCGGCAAGTTCGGGGCGGGCTCCTACGGGGCGTCCGGCGGTCTCCACGGCGTGGGCGCCTCGGTCGTGAACGCCCTGTCGGAGCGGCTCGACGTCGAGGTCGACCGCGACGGGAAGACCTGGGCGATGTCGTTCCACCGCGGCGAGCCGGGTGTGTTCGACGACAAGGGCACCCCCTCCCCCGACGCCCCCTTCACGCCCTTCGAGTCGGGCAGCGAGCTGCGCGTCGTCGGCAAGGTGGCGAAGGGCGTCACCGGCACGCGCATCCGATACTGGGCCGACCGTCAGATCTTCAGCCCCGGCGCCACCTTCCAGGCCGAGGGCCTGGTCGATCGTGCCCGGCAGACCGCGTTCCTCGTTCCCGGCATCCTCATCGAGATCACCGACCGTCGCACCGAGGGCGAGAACGTGGAGTCGTTCCGCTTCGAGGGCGGGATCTCCGAGTTCGTCGAGCACCTCGCCGCCGACGCTCCCGTCACCGACGTGTGGCGGATCAGCGGGACCGGCTTCTTCACCGAGACCGTCCCCGTGCTCACCGAGGGCGGGGCGATGGTCCCCACCGAGGTCTCGCGCGACTGCGAGGTCGACCTCGCCCTCCGCTGGGGCATCGGGTACGACACCGACGTCAAGTCGTTCGTCAACATCATCTCCACGCCCAAGGGCGGGACGCACCTCGCGGGCTTCGAGGCGGGCCTGCTCAAGTTCCTGCGGCAGACGGTCGAGGCGAACGCACGCCGACTCAAGGTGGGCAACGACAAGCTCGAGAAGGACGACGTGCTCGCCGGCCTCACCGCCGTGCTCACGGTGCGCCTGCCCGAGCCTCAGTTCGAGGGTCAGACCAAGGAGGTGCTGGGCACCCCCGCCGCGCGGGCGATCGTCTCCAAGGTGCTCACCGACGGGTTGAAGGAGCGCTTCTCGTCCAGCAAGCGCGACGACAAGACGCAGTCGTCCCTGGTGCTCGACAAGGTCGTGGCCGAGATGAAGGCCCGCGTCTCCGCCCGGGCGCACAAGGAGACTCAGCGACGCAAGAACGCGCTCGAGTCGTCGTCGCTCCCCGCGAAGCTCGTCGACTGCCGCAGCAACGACGTCGCCTCGAGCGAGCTGTTCATCGTCGAGGGCGACTCCGCGCTCGGCACCGCCAAGCTGGCCCGCTCGAGCGAGTTCCAGGCGCTCCTGCCCATCCGCGGCAAGATCCTCAACGTGCAGAAGGCGTCGATCGCCGACATGCTCTCGAACGCGGAGTGCGCGTCGATCATCCAGGTGATCGGGGCCGGGTCCGGCCGGACGTTCGACCTCTCGGCTGCGCGCTACGGCAAGATCATCCTGATGAGCGACGCCGACGTCGACGGGGCGCACATCCGCACCCTTCTGCTCACGCTGTTCTTCCGGTACATGCGTCCGCTCATCGAGGACGGCCGCGTCTACGCCGCCGTGCCGCCGCTGCACCGCGTCATCGCGATCAACCCCGGGTCGAAGCCGAACGACGTCATCTACACCTACTCCGAGGCCGAGCTCCGCGGTGTGGTGAAGGACATCCAGCGCTCTAAGCGCCGGTACCAGGAGCCGATCCAGCGGTACAAGGGCCTCGGCGAGATGGATGCCGACCAGCTGGCATCGACGACGATGGACCGCGCTCAGCGCACGCTGCGCCGCGTGAACGTCGCCGACGCCGCCGCGGCCGAGAAGACGTTCGAGCTCCTCATGGGCGACGAGGTGGCCCCGCGCAAGGAGTTCATCATCGCCGGCTCGAACGACCTCACCCGCGACCGCATCGACGTCTAG
- a CDS encoding type 1 glutamine amidotransferase, translating into MTLRILHLLPRLLGMNGESGNVEILRLRSEWRGLPVEVVAVDEPDALPSIDGIDLVFVGSGPVSAQLVSRSVVEALASPLRELPSSGVPFLAVGAGFQLLGESITLETGETVSGAGVFPVTTRHGGDRVVGDFVLSSPRLGTVVGFENRGSFVDVGSHATLGTVVYGRGNTAAVEGVRGEEGFWEGTLLGTHMHGPILANNPELADVLLEQALAVRGQSYPDAAAAEERLAEIDERARQARDTIAARPLSE; encoded by the coding sequence GTGACCCTGCGCATCCTCCACCTGCTGCCCCGGCTCCTCGGCATGAACGGCGAGTCGGGGAACGTCGAGATCCTCCGGCTGCGGTCCGAGTGGCGGGGCCTGCCCGTCGAGGTCGTCGCGGTCGACGAGCCGGATGCGCTTCCCTCGATCGACGGCATCGACCTGGTGTTCGTCGGCAGCGGTCCCGTCTCGGCGCAGCTCGTGTCGCGGTCCGTCGTGGAGGCGCTGGCTTCGCCCCTGCGCGAGCTCCCCTCGTCGGGCGTGCCGTTCCTCGCCGTGGGGGCGGGGTTCCAGCTCCTCGGCGAGTCGATCACCCTGGAGACAGGCGAGACCGTCTCGGGGGCCGGTGTCTTCCCGGTGACCACGCGGCACGGCGGCGACCGTGTCGTGGGCGACTTCGTCCTCTCCTCGCCGCGCCTCGGCACGGTCGTGGGCTTCGAGAATCGCGGCTCGTTCGTCGACGTCGGGTCGCACGCCACCCTGGGCACCGTGGTCTACGGTCGCGGCAACACCGCCGCCGTCGAGGGAGTGCGAGGCGAGGAGGGCTTCTGGGAGGGCACACTCCTGGGCACCCACATGCACGGCCCCATCCTGGCGAACAACCCCGAGCTCGCCGACGTCCTGCTCGAGCAGGCCCTCGCGGTACGAGGCCAGTCGTACCCCGACGCGGCCGCCGCCGAGGAGCGCCTCGCCGAGATCGACGAGCGCGCCCGCCAGGCCCGCGACACGATCGCCGCCCGCCCCCTCAGCGAGTAG
- the sepH gene encoding septation protein SepH codes for MQELTVIGVENGALVVASDAGERFRIVIDDVLQSRMRQSLASAAGGKKVSPREIQTHIRAGLSASEVAELTGAALEYVERFEGPVLAERQFMVDSALRVPVQPTGPADPLGEEPLSTFGEAIEGRLESLSATDVRWASWKDEEGWTVKLTFTASQIDHDARWQFDPKRHSLSPLNNEATTLSRHGELTEGLIPRLRAVGPDAPADERFDSGVFEPAEPAGPQVTVEIIAEPVQQAQPTAQVRTLRPESSRAVDAAAVNRAPDTADTNDHNQTADLLEALRRRRGERASAPVEPPQDDDQRPLVDPAPLTRPEEIDTPLAGLEAEIVTTAKPSAPQKTGPVKRQRAAMPTWDEIVFGARSEDDPA; via the coding sequence ATGCAGGAACTGACGGTGATCGGGGTCGAGAACGGAGCGCTCGTCGTCGCCAGCGACGCAGGCGAGCGATTCCGCATCGTCATCGACGACGTGCTGCAGTCGAGGATGAGACAGTCCCTCGCCAGCGCCGCGGGCGGCAAGAAGGTCTCACCCCGCGAGATCCAGACGCACATCCGTGCCGGGCTCTCGGCGAGCGAGGTCGCGGAGCTCACCGGCGCGGCGCTCGAGTACGTCGAGCGGTTCGAGGGACCGGTGCTCGCGGAGCGCCAGTTCATGGTCGACTCCGCCCTGCGTGTGCCCGTGCAGCCCACCGGCCCCGCCGACCCGCTCGGCGAGGAGCCGCTGTCCACCTTCGGCGAGGCGATCGAGGGCCGACTGGAGTCGCTCTCGGCGACCGACGTCCGCTGGGCCAGCTGGAAGGACGAGGAGGGGTGGACGGTGAAGCTCACCTTCACCGCCTCGCAGATCGACCACGACGCGCGGTGGCAGTTCGACCCGAAGCGCCACTCGCTCTCCCCCCTCAACAACGAGGCGACGACGCTCTCCCGTCACGGCGAGCTCACCGAGGGGCTCATCCCCCGGCTGCGAGCCGTCGGACCCGATGCGCCCGCCGACGAGCGCTTCGACAGCGGTGTCTTCGAGCCCGCCGAGCCGGCCGGGCCGCAGGTGACCGTCGAGATCATCGCGGAGCCCGTGCAGCAGGCGCAGCCGACGGCCCAGGTCAGGACGTTGCGTCCGGAGTCGTCTCGAGCCGTCGACGCCGCCGCGGTGAACCGGGCGCCCGACACGGCCGACACCAACGACCACAACCAGACGGCCGACCTCCTGGAGGCGCTGCGCCGCCGTCGGGGCGAGCGGGCCTCCGCGCCCGTCGAACCCCCGCAGGACGACGACCAGAGGCCGCTGGTCGATCCGGCGCCGCTCACCCGTCCCGAGGAGATCGACACCCCTCTGGCGGGTCTCGAGGCCGAGATCGTCACCACGGCGAAGCCGTCGGCTCCGCAGAAGACCGGTCCGGTCAAGCGCCAGCGCGCCGCGATGCCCACCTGGGACGAGATCGTCTTCGGTGCACGCTCGGAGGACGACCCCGCGTAG
- a CDS encoding DNA gyrase/topoisomerase IV subunit A: MTPKNESIDAAAEKILDVDVSQEMQESFLEYAYSVIYSRALPDARDGLKPVQRRILYQMDEMGLRPDRGHVKSARVVGEVMGKLHPHGDTAIYDALVRLAQPWTMRLTLVDGHGNFGSPDDGPAAQRYTEARLAPAAMAMVADLDEDVVDFVPNYDNQFTEPSVLPAAIPNLLVNGASGIAVGMATNMAPHNLIEVVAGAQHLLENPQASVDDLMRFIPGPDLPGGGTIVGLDGVRDAYENGRGAFKTRAKVSIETLSPRKTGLVVTELPYLVGPEKVIAKIKDGVTSKKIGGISDVTDLTDRSHGLRLVIGIKTGFNPEAVLEQLYKLTPLEESFNINNVALVDGGPATLGLRDLLAVYINHRIEVVTRRTRYRLARRKERLHLVEGLLIAILDIDEVIQLIRSSDDSEQARERLMTVFDLSQVQAEYILELRLRRLTRFSRIELEAERDELRAEIERLEAMLADPALVRAAVSEELDAVADTYGTPRRTLLTEARPAAAGSAKKNQPVLELSDAPCVVLFSTTGRVVRIDRGDDEDAPAAPTRRSKHDALRSVVETTRRAEIGAVTDTGRLVRMPVMDLPSVPAGSVQLGAGVKVNEYLGLDRKERVVGLVSLDSEVPIALGTRQGVVKRVATGAYPPRPDFEIIALKPGDAVVGVAQSTDEELVFIATDAQLLRFPQASVRPQGVAAGGMAGINLGAGSSVIFFGSVDASAETVVVTVAGSTAALPGTDPGSSKVSDLSEFPPKGRATGGVRAQRFLKGEDALTAAWAGRAPALAVGDDGAARALPESGARRDASGVALGGVIGSIGFSR, from the coding sequence ATGACCCCGAAGAACGAGAGCATCGACGCCGCCGCAGAGAAGATCCTCGACGTCGACGTCTCTCAGGAGATGCAGGAGTCCTTCCTCGAGTACGCGTACTCGGTGATCTACTCGCGTGCCCTGCCCGACGCCCGAGACGGCCTCAAGCCGGTGCAGCGCCGCATCCTCTACCAGATGGACGAGATGGGCCTGCGTCCCGACCGCGGGCACGTGAAGAGCGCCCGCGTCGTCGGCGAGGTGATGGGGAAGCTGCACCCCCACGGCGACACCGCCATCTACGACGCCCTGGTGCGTCTGGCCCAGCCGTGGACCATGCGCCTGACCCTGGTCGACGGTCACGGCAACTTCGGCTCGCCCGACGACGGGCCCGCCGCCCAGCGCTACACCGAGGCACGGCTGGCCCCGGCCGCCATGGCGATGGTCGCCGACCTCGACGAGGACGTCGTCGACTTCGTGCCCAACTACGACAACCAGTTCACCGAGCCGTCCGTGCTCCCGGCGGCGATCCCGAACCTCCTGGTCAACGGGGCGAGCGGCATCGCGGTGGGCATGGCCACGAACATGGCCCCGCACAACCTCATCGAGGTGGTCGCGGGCGCCCAGCACCTGCTCGAGAACCCGCAGGCCTCGGTCGACGACTTGATGCGCTTCATCCCCGGCCCCGACCTGCCCGGCGGCGGGACGATCGTCGGGCTCGACGGCGTCCGCGACGCGTACGAGAACGGCCGCGGTGCGTTCAAGACGCGCGCGAAGGTCAGCATCGAGACGCTCTCGCCCCGCAAGACGGGGCTCGTCGTCACCGAGCTGCCGTACCTGGTCGGGCCGGAGAAGGTGATCGCGAAGATCAAGGACGGCGTCACCTCGAAGAAGATCGGCGGCATCAGCGACGTCACCGACCTCACCGACCGCTCGCACGGGCTCCGTCTCGTCATCGGCATCAAGACGGGGTTCAACCCCGAGGCGGTGCTCGAGCAGCTGTACAAGCTCACTCCGCTCGAGGAGAGCTTCAACATCAACAACGTCGCGCTCGTCGACGGCGGCCCCGCCACGCTCGGTCTGCGAGACCTGCTCGCGGTCTACATCAACCACCGCATCGAGGTCGTCACCCGCCGCACGCGCTATCGGCTCGCACGGCGCAAGGAGCGGCTGCACCTCGTCGAGGGTCTGCTCATCGCGATCCTCGACATCGACGAGGTCATCCAGCTGATCCGGTCCTCGGACGACAGCGAGCAGGCTCGCGAGCGGCTGATGACGGTGTTCGACCTCAGCCAGGTGCAGGCCGAGTACATCCTCGAGCTGCGCCTGCGCCGCCTCACCCGCTTCTCGCGGATCGAGCTCGAGGCCGAGCGCGACGAGCTCCGCGCCGAGATCGAGCGGCTCGAGGCCATGCTGGCCGATCCCGCGCTCGTGCGTGCCGCGGTGTCGGAGGAGCTCGACGCCGTCGCCGACACGTACGGGACCCCGCGTCGCACCCTGCTGACCGAGGCCCGCCCCGCGGCCGCCGGCTCGGCGAAGAAGAACCAGCCCGTGCTCGAGCTGTCGGATGCGCCCTGCGTCGTCCTCTTCAGCACCACCGGCCGCGTGGTGCGCATCGACCGGGGCGACGACGAGGACGCTCCCGCCGCGCCCACGCGACGGAGCAAGCACGACGCCCTGCGCTCCGTGGTCGAGACCACGCGACGGGCCGAGATCGGCGCCGTCACCGACACCGGGCGGCTCGTGCGGATGCCGGTCATGGACCTGCCGTCCGTGCCCGCGGGATCCGTGCAGCTGGGCGCCGGGGTCAAGGTGAACGAGTACCTCGGCCTCGACCGCAAGGAGCGTGTGGTCGGGCTCGTGTCGCTCGACTCGGAGGTGCCGATCGCGCTGGGGACACGTCAGGGCGTGGTCAAGCGGGTCGCGACCGGCGCCTATCCGCCGCGTCCCGACTTCGAGATCATCGCGCTCAAGCCGGGCGACGCCGTGGTGGGGGTGGCGCAGTCGACCGACGAGGAGCTCGTCTTCATCGCGACCGACGCGCAGCTGCTCCGCTTCCCGCAGGCGTCGGTCCGGCCCCAGGGCGTCGCGGCGGGCGGCATGGCGGGCATCAACCTCGGCGCGGGATCGTCGGTGATCTTCTTCGGCTCCGTCGATGCCTCCGCCGAGACGGTCGTGGTCACGGTCGCGGGATCGACGGCTGCCCTCCCGGGGACCGATCCCGGATCGAGCAAGGTCTCCGACCTCAGCGAGTTCCCTCCGAAGGGGCGCGCGACCGGCGGCGTCCGGGCGCAGCGATTCCTGAAGGGCGAGGACGCACTGACCGCGGCCTGGGCAGGTCGTGCCCCGGCGCTCGCCGTCGGAGACGACGGCGCCGCCCGGGCCCTCCCGGAATCGGGAGCCCGACGCGATGCGTCCGGAGTGGCCCTGGGCGGCGTGATCGGCTCGATCGGCTTCTCCCGCTAG
- a CDS encoding alkaline phosphatase family protein — protein sequence MPPMLPMRDVSAPTLADVLPSCVAALRSEPNALALPAAELVLVILVDGLGMANLRARAGHARHLAALATKRAVLTSGFPTTTAAALTTLMTGTLPGEHGIVGYTALVPATDTVVNQLSGWSETMAPDTWQRSETVFERVSADGIRCSTIGPARYADSGLTHAILRGAEYVVGESIEDRFAAARRLFEEGGRQLAYLYIPELDQAGHARGWESDRWTERLESVDRAFATFTSSLGRREGVLLSADHGVLDVPADRQILFGETPSLVDGVRHVGGDPRCVHLYLDADSSPDDAERLAAAWRESQGDNAWVVTREEAVASGWFGEVAPEVLPRLGHVIVGARRLVAYYRDARSEGRSMIGQHGSCTPEEQRVPLLRAGAFAQAG from the coding sequence ATGCCCCCCATGCTACCGATGCGCGACGTCTCGGCCCCGACGCTGGCCGACGTGTTGCCGAGTTGCGTGGCCGCCCTCCGGTCCGAGCCGAACGCCCTCGCCCTTCCCGCGGCGGAGCTCGTCCTCGTGATCCTCGTCGACGGGCTGGGCATGGCGAACCTCCGGGCACGCGCCGGACACGCCCGTCATCTCGCAGCCCTGGCGACCAAGCGCGCCGTGCTGACGAGCGGGTTCCCCACCACCACGGCGGCGGCGCTGACGACGCTCATGACGGGCACGCTGCCGGGGGAGCACGGCATCGTCGGCTACACGGCGCTCGTGCCCGCGACCGACACGGTGGTCAACCAGCTGTCGGGATGGTCGGAGACGATGGCGCCCGACACGTGGCAGCGAAGCGAGACGGTCTTCGAGAGGGTCTCCGCCGACGGGATCCGCTGCAGCACCATCGGCCCCGCGCGCTACGCGGACTCCGGTCTCACCCACGCGATCCTCCGCGGTGCCGAGTACGTGGTGGGGGAGTCGATCGAGGACCGCTTCGCCGCGGCACGACGGCTCTTCGAGGAGGGCGGCCGGCAGCTCGCGTACCTCTACATCCCCGAGCTCGACCAGGCCGGCCATGCCAGGGGATGGGAGTCGGATCGGTGGACCGAGCGGCTCGAGTCCGTGGACCGGGCCTTCGCCACGTTCACGTCGTCGCTCGGGCGCCGTGAGGGTGTGCTCCTGAGCGCCGACCACGGTGTCCTCGACGTGCCCGCCGACCGTCAGATCCTGTTCGGCGAGACGCCGTCCCTCGTCGACGGGGTCCGGCACGTGGGCGGCGACCCGCGGTGCGTGCACCTCTACCTGGACGCCGACTCGTCGCCCGACGACGCCGAGAGGCTGGCGGCGGCCTGGCGCGAGTCGCAGGGAGACAACGCCTGGGTGGTCACCCGGGAGGAGGCCGTCGCCTCCGGGTGGTTCGGCGAGGTCGCGCCCGAGGTGCTTCCCCGTCTCGGTCACGTCATCGTCGGCGCCAGGCGGCTCGTCGCCTACTACCGCGACGCGCGCAGCGAGGGCCGGTCGATGATCGGACAGCACGGTTCGTGCACGCCGGAGGAGCAGCGTGTACCGCTCCTTCGGGCGGGTGCGTTCGCCCAGGCCGGCTGA
- a CDS encoding DUF7455 domain-containing protein: MNTVATTPDELSTRFELTAADRCDSCGAQAYIRVDMPSGSELLFCAHHGRKYQEKLSQVSTGWHDESSKLLAD; this comes from the coding sequence ATGAACACCGTGGCCACGACCCCCGACGAGCTGAGCACCCGCTTCGAGCTCACCGCCGCCGACCGTTGCGACAGCTGCGGTGCGCAGGCTTACATCCGCGTCGACATGCCCTCGGGCTCCGAGCTGCTGTTCTGCGCGCACCACGGTCGCAAGTACCAGGAGAAGCTCTCCCAGGTCTCGACCGGTTGGCACGACGAGTCGAGCAAGCTGCTCGCCGACTGA
- a CDS encoding RNA polymerase sigma factor: MAKSAATLDKATAPDEATEETTAPARGAKKKTTRQSAAKGAKASSKAKATDDELEGDDELEPEDGDEVDETDDVAEGDAADTADDAESEDGDDSAPKAAAPAGEAEAVPAGALVLSLVDDEDEVPVYSTTITGATADPVKDYLKQIGKVPLLNAAEEVELAMRIEAGLFAEEKLANSDNLTPQLRRELMWVAKDGQRAKSHLLGANLRLVVSLAKRYTGRGMQFLDLIQEGNLGLIRAVEKFDYTKGFKFSTYATWWIRQAITRAMADQARTIRIPVHMVEVINKLARVQRQMLQDLGREPTPEELSRELDMTPEKVIEVQKYGREPISLHTPLGEDGDSEFGDLIEDTEAVVPADAVGFTMLQKQLESLLDSLSEREAGVIRMRFGLGDGMPKTLDQIGDTFGVTRERIRQIESKTMAKLRHPSRSQSLRDYLE; the protein is encoded by the coding sequence ATGGCGAAGTCCGCAGCCACCCTCGACAAGGCAACGGCGCCTGACGAGGCCACGGAGGAGACGACCGCGCCCGCTCGCGGCGCGAAGAAGAAGACGACCCGTCAGTCCGCCGCCAAGGGCGCGAAGGCCTCATCGAAGGCCAAGGCGACCGACGACGAGCTGGAGGGCGACGACGAGCTGGAGCCCGAGGACGGCGACGAGGTCGACGAGACCGACGACGTCGCCGAGGGCGACGCCGCCGACACGGCCGACGACGCCGAGTCGGAGGACGGAGACGACTCCGCACCGAAGGCCGCCGCGCCCGCCGGCGAGGCCGAGGCGGTCCCTGCCGGAGCGCTCGTGCTCTCCCTGGTCGACGACGAGGACGAGGTCCCCGTCTACTCCACGACCATCACGGGAGCCACGGCCGACCCGGTCAAGGACTACCTGAAGCAGATCGGCAAGGTCCCGCTCCTGAACGCGGCCGAAGAGGTCGAGCTCGCGATGCGCATCGAGGCCGGCCTGTTCGCCGAGGAGAAGCTCGCCAACTCCGACAACCTCACGCCGCAGCTGCGTCGTGAGCTGATGTGGGTGGCGAAGGACGGCCAGCGCGCCAAGAGCCACCTGCTCGGGGCGAACCTCCGCCTGGTGGTCTCGCTCGCCAAGCGCTACACCGGTCGCGGCATGCAGTTCCTCGACCTCATCCAGGAGGGCAACCTGGGCCTCATCCGTGCGGTCGAGAAGTTCGACTACACCAAGGGCTTCAAGTTCTCCACCTACGCCACCTGGTGGATCCGTCAGGCGATCACCCGCGCCATGGCCGACCAGGCCCGCACCATCCGCATCCCGGTGCACATGGTCGAGGTCATCAACAAGCTCGCCCGCGTGCAGCGCCAGATGCTCCAGGACCTGGGCCGCGAGCCCACGCCCGAGGAGCTGAGCCGCGAGCTCGACATGACCCCCGAGAAGGTCATCGAGGTCCAGAAGTACGGTCGCGAGCCGATCTCCCTCCACACGCCCCTGGGCGAGGACGGCGACAGCGAGTTCGGCGACCTGATCGAGGACACCGAGGCGGTCGTCCCGGCCGACGCGGTGGGCTTCACGATGCTGCAGAAGCAGCTCGAGTCGCTCCTCGACTCGCTCTCCGAGCGGGAGGCCGGCGTCATCCGCATGCGCTTCGGCCTCGGCGACGGCATGCCCAAGACCCTCGACCAGATCGGCGACACGTTCGGCGTGACGCGGGAGCGCATCCGTCAGATCGAGTCGAAGACGATGGCGAAGCTCCGCCACCCGTCGCGGTCGCAGTCGCTGCGCGACTACCTCGAGTAG
- a CDS encoding MurT ligase domain-containing protein, which yields MGARTAAAVLIGRAVRVAARLRGGGSAIPGATALKVDPGFLARTISAIPDGVVAVSGSNGKSTTTNMLAAIVRAHGLKVFTNPSGGNLPQGIASALLADVSVSGRLDADIAVLEVDEGYGPRLAGLLKPRTVLLLNIQIDQLNRYHEPDRVATMLATVAASATDGLILNREDNFLVDIDERIPAREGRRVSWFGGAPALVEAAGHGVATADRFDSPSTSKERPASVEVVALDGVHATLALGDTQVVVRLPARGMHYALDAAAAAATAKSVLGDRFQPELVALALDALETVYGRGEMLEIDGEQVEIIMMKNPASLQLNLDALDATPEQVFLAVDEGTPDPSWIYDIDFSRLDHVDGITGSKAWQFAVRFGYLGMPVGEVDLDVRRAVKRFLALPPPSTGHKVMILNYELMMSIRKVLGFKELEGGGA from the coding sequence GTGGGAGCACGAACGGCCGCGGCCGTCCTGATCGGCCGCGCCGTCCGCGTCGCCGCGCGTCTGCGCGGCGGCGGCTCGGCGATCCCGGGTGCGACGGCGCTGAAGGTCGATCCCGGCTTCCTCGCCCGGACGATCTCGGCGATCCCCGACGGGGTCGTCGCGGTCTCCGGGTCGAACGGCAAGTCCACGACGACCAACATGCTCGCGGCGATCGTCCGGGCGCACGGCCTGAAGGTCTTCACCAACCCGTCGGGGGGCAATCTTCCGCAGGGCATCGCGTCGGCTCTGCTCGCCGACGTGTCGGTCTCGGGCCGGCTCGACGCCGACATCGCCGTGCTGGAGGTCGACGAGGGCTACGGTCCGCGGCTGGCCGGGCTCCTCAAGCCCCGCACCGTGCTGCTGCTGAACATCCAGATCGACCAGCTCAACCGGTACCACGAGCCCGACCGGGTGGCGACCATGCTCGCCACCGTCGCGGCCTCGGCGACCGACGGTCTCATCCTCAACCGCGAGGACAACTTTCTCGTCGACATCGACGAGCGCATCCCCGCCCGTGAGGGCCGACGCGTGAGCTGGTTCGGCGGCGCGCCCGCGCTGGTGGAGGCCGCAGGGCACGGGGTCGCGACCGCCGATCGGTTCGACTCCCCTTCCACGTCGAAGGAGCGCCCCGCCTCGGTCGAGGTCGTCGCCCTCGACGGCGTCCACGCGACGCTCGCCCTGGGCGACACGCAGGTCGTCGTCCGGCTTCCCGCGCGAGGCATGCACTACGCGCTCGATGCGGCCGCGGCCGCGGCGACGGCGAAGAGCGTGCTCGGAGACCGCTTCCAGCCCGAGCTGGTGGCGCTGGCGCTCGACGCTCTCGAGACCGTCTACGGTCGCGGCGAGATGCTCGAGATCGACGGCGAGCAGGTCGAGATCATCATGATGAAGAACCCGGCCTCGCTGCAGCTGAACCTCGACGCTCTCGACGCGACGCCGGAGCAGGTGTTCCTCGCGGTCGACGAGGGCACGCCGGATCCGTCGTGGATCTACGACATCGACTTCTCCCGTCTCGACCACGTCGACGGCATCACGGGCTCGAAGGCGTGGCAGTTCGCCGTGCGCTTCGGCTACCTCGGGATGCCGGTGGGCGAGGTCGACCTCGACGTGCGGCGCGCGGTGAAGCGCTTCCTCGCGCTGCCGCCGCCCTCCACCGGACACAAGGTGATGATCCTGAACTACGAGCTCATGATGTCGATCCGCAAGGTGCTCGGCTTCAAGGAGCTGGAAGGCGGTGGGGCGTGA